A window of the Helianthus annuus cultivar XRQ/B chromosome 4, HanXRQr2.0-SUNRISE, whole genome shotgun sequence genome harbors these coding sequences:
- the LOC110937047 gene encoding DExH-box ATP-dependent RNA helicase DExH8 isoform X2: protein MVATARNCVIGGEIGYHIGHSKVMSSSSKIIFKTAGVLLEEMREKGMDALKYKVIILDEVHERSVESDLVLVCLKQFLIKNSGLRVVLMSATADITRYKEYFRDLGRGERVEVLGIPSSAQHTLYQRRVSYLEQVVELLGMSSESLSLKYCSGSSPDTSEATLKEEVHALIHNLVLYIHKNEPDMEKSILIFLPTYQALEQQWLNLNRVRSAFKIHILHSSIDTEQALNAMSISKSHRKVILATNIAESSVTIPKVAYVIDSCRSLQVYWDANRKTETSEIVWVSESQAEQRRGRTGRTCDGEVYRLVTEPFFGQLEKFEPPSILKLSLRQQVLLTTCAASRAINDPKVLLQKVMDPPRPEVVDDALELLVHIHALEKTSPRGRFEPTFYGRLLSSFSLSFDASMLILKFGEAGMLREGIIIGILMDTQPLPIIRPFGQEALFSKFADDYYNQDGKLAGLMGRKEVIFMANFCAFQFWQRAFKDNLRLERLKHLLKPDETTNTQIASLRIEEEWCLFHNLVQSSLQRVADIYETVLNSVHRYRPSFLATSNGLPSYYEPYGFQHTCLLTIGHNDDSDPLATDDDSNPINETKKCIASPYVEANGFNKNAVAFKLANSIKEIRICYLEDSTGNNQIQSLFSYNGVDASLCRFFIKGTCNKGTQCLFSHSLEAKRPVCKFFLSLQGCRNGNSCLFLHSSDQLSLPSTKHESCSPDYAPADASLLLSLFPNPDDGCVLLFDDFDMQFSANIASFYTPSSIVCTTSAVKSFSDPFLQDLRILWGLSHPHGTIVSKAANNSIPWKKVKCAVWIPKFDNVDNWEEHKGIVKMFFEYLAVRILGDALYEVQVILVMNNLRFAQLQVESLGRENFFYLRESFAFDEYSFGKVSGVATKKPMLSSKAIAYVFDLHPPTDIQFGDYASVIHKQLHNIT from the exons ATGGTGGCTACAGCTCGAAACTGTGTAATAGGCGGTGAGATTGGATATCACATAGGTCACTCCAAGGTTATGTCTTCCAG CTCAAAAATCATCTTTAAAACTGCTGGAGTTTTGTTGGAGGAAATGCGTGAAAAAGGAATGGATGCTCTAAAGTACAAGGTTATTATACTTGATGAAGTGCATGAAAGATCTGTTGAGTCCGATCTTGTTCTTGTATGTCTGAAGCAATTTCTCATAAAAAATAGTGGGTTAAG GGTGGTATTGATGTCAGCTACTGCTGATATTACAAGATACAAGGAGTATTTTAGAGATCTCGGTAGAGGTGAACGGGTTGAAGTTTTAGGAATTCCGAGCTCCGCGCAACATACTTTGTACCAGAGAAGAGTATCATATCTTGAGCAG gtgGTTGAACTTCTTGGAATGAGTTCAGAATCTCTATCTTTGAAATATTGTTCCGGATCAAGCCCAGATACATCGGAGGCAACTTTGAAAGAAGAAGTGCACGCGCTTATACATAATCTGGTATTGTATATTCATAAAAACGAACCCGATATGGAGAAAAGCATTTTGATATTCCTACCAACTTATCAAGCATTGGAGCAACAATGGCTTAATCTGAATCGTGTTAGGAGTGCTTTCAAAATTCACATCTTACATAGTAGTATTGACACCGAGCAAGCTCTTAATGCCATGAGTATTTCAAAGTCTCACAGGAAG GTGATACTGGCGACTAACATAGCAGAATCTTCTGTAACAATACCAAAAGTTGCTTATGTGATTGACTCATGCAGATCTCTACAAGTCTACTGGGATGCAAATCGAAAAACTGAAACATCAGAGATTGTTTGGGTATCTGAATCTCAG GCTGAACAAAGGCGGGGAAGAACCGGCCGCACTTGTGACGGTGAAGTATATCGACTTGTCACCGAACCGTTTTTCGGCCAATTAGAGAAATTCGAGCCACCATCTATTTTGAAGTTATCATTAAGGCAACAAGTGCTTCTTACAACTTGTGCTGCATCAAGAGCTATCAATGATCCAAAGG TCTTGTTGCAGAAAGTTATGGATCCACCGAGACCTGAAGTTGTTGATGATGCACTAGAATTACTGGTCCATATCCATGCTTTAGAGAAAACATCACCAAGAGGTCGTTTTGAGCCAACGTTTTATGGAAGATTGCTTTCCAGCTTTTCTTTGTCGTTTGATGCTTCTATGCTTATTCTAAAGTTTGGAGAAGCCGGAATGCTACGCGAAGGCATTATAATCGGTATCCTAATGGATACCCAACCTTTACCAATCATCCGTCCCTTTGGACAAGAAGCACTG TTTTCTAAGTTCGCCGATGACTACTACAATCAAGATGGCAAGCTCGCTGGTTTAATGGGTAGGAAGGAAGTGATATTCATGGCTAATTTTTGTGCCTTTCAGTTCTGGCAACGTGCTTTTAAG GATAATCTTCGGCTTGAGCGGTTAAAACACCTTTTAAAGCCTGATGAGACTACAAACACCCAAATTGCATCCTTGAGGATCGAAGAGGAGTGGTGCTTGTTCCACAATCTTGTCCAGTCATCACTCCAGCGTGTTGCAGATATAT ATGAGACCGTTCTTAATTCCGTGCATAGATACCGCCCCAGTTTTCTAGCAACCTCAAATGGTCTACCGTCTTACTACGAGCCGTATGGCTTTCAGCACACTTGTCTTCTTACGATTGGACACAATGACGATTCTGACCCTCTTGCCACCGATGATGATAGCAACCCTATTAATGAAACAAAGAAATGTATAGCCTCACCTTATGTGGAGGCAAACGGGTTTAATAAGAATGCGGTTGCTTTTAAATTGGCCAACTCGATCAAAGAG ATACGGATTTGTTATCTGGAAGACTCAACTGGCAACAATCAAATCCAGAGTTTATTTTCTTATAATGGTGTAGACGCGTCTCTGTGTAGATTTTTTATTAAAGGGACATGCAATAAGGGAACACAGTGTTTATTCTCTCACTCATTAGAAGCTAAAAGACCCGTTTGTAAGTTCTTCTTATCGTTACAG GGTTGCAGAAACGGAAATTCTTGTTTATTCCTTCATAGTTCAGACCAGCTCTCGTTACCAAGTACCAAACACGAATCATGTTCTCCAGATTACGCACCTGCTGACGCTTCTCTGCTTTTAAGTTTATTTCCTAACCCAGATGACGGCTGCGTTCTTTTATTTGACGACTTTGATATGCAGTTCTCAGCAAACATTGCTAGTTTTTATACTCCGTCTTCTATAGTTTGCACTACTTCTGCGGTTAAATCTTTTAGCGATCCGTTTTTGCAAGATTTAAGAATATTGTGGGGACTTTCTCATCCACACGGAACTATCGTTTCTAAAGCTGCTAATAACTCAATACCGTGGAAAAAAGTCAAATGTGCTGTTTGGATTCCTAAGTTTGATAATGTGGATAATTGGGAAGAACATAAAGGAATCGTTAAAATGTTTTTTGAGTATCTTGCTGTTCGTATACTGGGTGATGCTTTGTATGAAGTCCAAGTTATTCTCGTTATGAACAACCTCCGATTTGCTCAACTGCAG GTTGAGAGTTTGGGGAGAGAGAATTTCTTCTACCTTAGAGAATCATTTGCATTCGATGAATACAGCTTTGGGAAGGTCTCCGGGGTTGCTACTAAAAAGCCGATGCTGTCATCCAAGGCAATTGCGTATGTGTTTGATTTGCATCCTCCTACTGATATTCAGTTCGGTGATTATGCATCAGTTATTCACAAGCAGCTGCATAACATAACTTAG
- the LOC110937047 gene encoding DExH-box ATP-dependent RNA helicase DExH8 isoform X1, which produces MEVPSTTSSSSSENFRNLPIMSLRSKIVEKIMENRVTLIVGETGCGKSSQVPQFLLEESIEPILCTQPRRFAVVAVANMVATARNCVIGGEIGYHIGHSKVMSSSSKIIFKTAGVLLEEMREKGMDALKYKVIILDEVHERSVESDLVLVCLKQFLIKNSGLRVVLMSATADITRYKEYFRDLGRGERVEVLGIPSSAQHTLYQRRVSYLEQVVELLGMSSESLSLKYCSGSSPDTSEATLKEEVHALIHNLVLYIHKNEPDMEKSILIFLPTYQALEQQWLNLNRVRSAFKIHILHSSIDTEQALNAMSISKSHRKVILATNIAESSVTIPKVAYVIDSCRSLQVYWDANRKTETSEIVWVSESQAEQRRGRTGRTCDGEVYRLVTEPFFGQLEKFEPPSILKLSLRQQVLLTTCAASRAINDPKVLLQKVMDPPRPEVVDDALELLVHIHALEKTSPRGRFEPTFYGRLLSSFSLSFDASMLILKFGEAGMLREGIIIGILMDTQPLPIIRPFGQEALFSKFADDYYNQDGKLAGLMGRKEVIFMANFCAFQFWQRAFKDNLRLERLKHLLKPDETTNTQIASLRIEEEWCLFHNLVQSSLQRVADIYETVLNSVHRYRPSFLATSNGLPSYYEPYGFQHTCLLTIGHNDDSDPLATDDDSNPINETKKCIASPYVEANGFNKNAVAFKLANSIKEIRICYLEDSTGNNQIQSLFSYNGVDASLCRFFIKGTCNKGTQCLFSHSLEAKRPVCKFFLSLQGCRNGNSCLFLHSSDQLSLPSTKHESCSPDYAPADASLLLSLFPNPDDGCVLLFDDFDMQFSANIASFYTPSSIVCTTSAVKSFSDPFLQDLRILWGLSHPHGTIVSKAANNSIPWKKVKCAVWIPKFDNVDNWEEHKGIVKMFFEYLAVRILGDALYEVQVILVMNNLRFAQLQVESLGRENFFYLRESFAFDEYSFGKVSGVATKKPMLSSKAIAYVFDLHPPTDIQFGDYASVIHKQLHNIT; this is translated from the exons ATGGAGGTGCCGTCGacaacatcatcatcttcgtcGGAGAATTTCAGAAATCTTCCTATCATGTCGCTCCGGAGCAAAATCGTAGAGAAGATAATGGAGAATCGCGTCACTCTCATCGTTGGTGAAACCGGCTGCG GGAAGAGCTCACAAGTTCCTCAATTTTTACTCGAAGAAAGTATTGAACCTATATTATGTACACAACCAAGGCGATTTGCGGTGGTGGCAGTTGCTAATATGGTGGCTACAGCTCGAAACTGTGTAATAGGCGGTGAGATTGGATATCACATAGGTCACTCCAAGGTTATGTCTTCCAG CTCAAAAATCATCTTTAAAACTGCTGGAGTTTTGTTGGAGGAAATGCGTGAAAAAGGAATGGATGCTCTAAAGTACAAGGTTATTATACTTGATGAAGTGCATGAAAGATCTGTTGAGTCCGATCTTGTTCTTGTATGTCTGAAGCAATTTCTCATAAAAAATAGTGGGTTAAG GGTGGTATTGATGTCAGCTACTGCTGATATTACAAGATACAAGGAGTATTTTAGAGATCTCGGTAGAGGTGAACGGGTTGAAGTTTTAGGAATTCCGAGCTCCGCGCAACATACTTTGTACCAGAGAAGAGTATCATATCTTGAGCAG gtgGTTGAACTTCTTGGAATGAGTTCAGAATCTCTATCTTTGAAATATTGTTCCGGATCAAGCCCAGATACATCGGAGGCAACTTTGAAAGAAGAAGTGCACGCGCTTATACATAATCTGGTATTGTATATTCATAAAAACGAACCCGATATGGAGAAAAGCATTTTGATATTCCTACCAACTTATCAAGCATTGGAGCAACAATGGCTTAATCTGAATCGTGTTAGGAGTGCTTTCAAAATTCACATCTTACATAGTAGTATTGACACCGAGCAAGCTCTTAATGCCATGAGTATTTCAAAGTCTCACAGGAAG GTGATACTGGCGACTAACATAGCAGAATCTTCTGTAACAATACCAAAAGTTGCTTATGTGATTGACTCATGCAGATCTCTACAAGTCTACTGGGATGCAAATCGAAAAACTGAAACATCAGAGATTGTTTGGGTATCTGAATCTCAG GCTGAACAAAGGCGGGGAAGAACCGGCCGCACTTGTGACGGTGAAGTATATCGACTTGTCACCGAACCGTTTTTCGGCCAATTAGAGAAATTCGAGCCACCATCTATTTTGAAGTTATCATTAAGGCAACAAGTGCTTCTTACAACTTGTGCTGCATCAAGAGCTATCAATGATCCAAAGG TCTTGTTGCAGAAAGTTATGGATCCACCGAGACCTGAAGTTGTTGATGATGCACTAGAATTACTGGTCCATATCCATGCTTTAGAGAAAACATCACCAAGAGGTCGTTTTGAGCCAACGTTTTATGGAAGATTGCTTTCCAGCTTTTCTTTGTCGTTTGATGCTTCTATGCTTATTCTAAAGTTTGGAGAAGCCGGAATGCTACGCGAAGGCATTATAATCGGTATCCTAATGGATACCCAACCTTTACCAATCATCCGTCCCTTTGGACAAGAAGCACTG TTTTCTAAGTTCGCCGATGACTACTACAATCAAGATGGCAAGCTCGCTGGTTTAATGGGTAGGAAGGAAGTGATATTCATGGCTAATTTTTGTGCCTTTCAGTTCTGGCAACGTGCTTTTAAG GATAATCTTCGGCTTGAGCGGTTAAAACACCTTTTAAAGCCTGATGAGACTACAAACACCCAAATTGCATCCTTGAGGATCGAAGAGGAGTGGTGCTTGTTCCACAATCTTGTCCAGTCATCACTCCAGCGTGTTGCAGATATAT ATGAGACCGTTCTTAATTCCGTGCATAGATACCGCCCCAGTTTTCTAGCAACCTCAAATGGTCTACCGTCTTACTACGAGCCGTATGGCTTTCAGCACACTTGTCTTCTTACGATTGGACACAATGACGATTCTGACCCTCTTGCCACCGATGATGATAGCAACCCTATTAATGAAACAAAGAAATGTATAGCCTCACCTTATGTGGAGGCAAACGGGTTTAATAAGAATGCGGTTGCTTTTAAATTGGCCAACTCGATCAAAGAG ATACGGATTTGTTATCTGGAAGACTCAACTGGCAACAATCAAATCCAGAGTTTATTTTCTTATAATGGTGTAGACGCGTCTCTGTGTAGATTTTTTATTAAAGGGACATGCAATAAGGGAACACAGTGTTTATTCTCTCACTCATTAGAAGCTAAAAGACCCGTTTGTAAGTTCTTCTTATCGTTACAG GGTTGCAGAAACGGAAATTCTTGTTTATTCCTTCATAGTTCAGACCAGCTCTCGTTACCAAGTACCAAACACGAATCATGTTCTCCAGATTACGCACCTGCTGACGCTTCTCTGCTTTTAAGTTTATTTCCTAACCCAGATGACGGCTGCGTTCTTTTATTTGACGACTTTGATATGCAGTTCTCAGCAAACATTGCTAGTTTTTATACTCCGTCTTCTATAGTTTGCACTACTTCTGCGGTTAAATCTTTTAGCGATCCGTTTTTGCAAGATTTAAGAATATTGTGGGGACTTTCTCATCCACACGGAACTATCGTTTCTAAAGCTGCTAATAACTCAATACCGTGGAAAAAAGTCAAATGTGCTGTTTGGATTCCTAAGTTTGATAATGTGGATAATTGGGAAGAACATAAAGGAATCGTTAAAATGTTTTTTGAGTATCTTGCTGTTCGTATACTGGGTGATGCTTTGTATGAAGTCCAAGTTATTCTCGTTATGAACAACCTCCGATTTGCTCAACTGCAG GTTGAGAGTTTGGGGAGAGAGAATTTCTTCTACCTTAGAGAATCATTTGCATTCGATGAATACAGCTTTGGGAAGGTCTCCGGGGTTGCTACTAAAAAGCCGATGCTGTCATCCAAGGCAATTGCGTATGTGTTTGATTTGCATCCTCCTACTGATATTCAGTTCGGTGATTATGCATCAGTTATTCACAAGCAGCTGCATAACATAACTTAG